A single genomic interval of Lepisosteus oculatus isolate fLepOcu1 chromosome 12, fLepOcu1.hap2, whole genome shotgun sequence harbors:
- the nxph2a gene encoding neurexophilin-2, whose translation MKYLQSHSVIHLFFFLYLVTSKKVLIPTTELIEWGESDNEENLAHEAASPRIVNPLRLFARGSPGLKQNIREITYLENVEDFWDWLANQTDVQETHARTKRRPIVKTGKFKKMFGWGDFHSNIKTVKLNLLITGKIVDHGNGTFSVYFRHNSTGLGNVSVSLVPPSKVVEFEVSQQSTLETKDSKSFNCRIEYEKTDRAKKTALCNFDPSKVCYQEHTQSHVSWLCSKPFKVICIYIAFYSVDYKLVQKVCPDYNYHSDTPYFSSG comes from the coding sequence GTTACAAGCAAAAAGGTGCTCATTCCAACTACAGAGCTGATAGAATGGGGAGAAAGTGACAACGAAGAGAACTTGGCTCATGAAGCCGCCAGCCCACGGATTGTCAATCCTCTGCGCCTATTTGCAAGAGGATCTCCAGGGCTCAAGCAGAACATCAGGGAAATAACATACCTGGAAAATGTCGAGGACTTCTGGGACTGGTTAGCTAACCAGACAGATGTCCAGGAGACTCATGCACGAACTAAACGCAGACCCATTGTGAAGActggaaaatttaaaaaaatgtttggatgGGGTGACTTTCATTCAAACATTAAAACCGTCAAATTGAACCTGCTTATAACTGGCAAGATTGTGGATCACGGAAATGGCACAttcagtgtttatttcaggcacaACTCGACTGGCCTTGGGAATGTGTCCGTGAGTCTCGTGCCACCTTCCAAAGTGGTGGAGTTTGAAGTATCTCAGCAGTCAACACTGGAGACCAAGGATTCCAAGTCTTTCAACTGCCGTATAGAGTATGAGAAGACTGACAGAGCAAAGAAGACAGCGCTGTGCAACTTTGACCCTTCCAAGGTTTGCTACCAGGAGCACACGCAGAGCCATGTCTCTTGGCTATGTTCCAAGCCGTTTAAGGTCATATGCATCTACATTGCTTTCTACAGCGTTGATTACAAACTGGTGCAGAAGGTTTGCCCTGATTACAACTATCATAGTGACACTCCCTACTTCTCCTCAGGCTGA